The following proteins are encoded in a genomic region of Methylococcales bacterium:
- the serC gene encoding 3-phosphoserine/phosphohydroxythreonine transaminase, giving the protein MSRAFNFSAGPSVLPEDVLKQAQTELLDWQGSGLSVMEMSHRGKEFMSIAEAFKADLIELLAIPDNYKVLFLQGGATGQFSFIPQNILRGKTKACYVNTGAWSTKAIKAAKNYCDVILSATGEESNFTDIPALSEWTLDSDAAYLHYTSNETIQGVEFQTIPEIKDIPLVCDMSSNILSRSVDVSRYGLIYAGTQKNMGPSGVTVVIVRDDLIGQVDPSLPDIFDYAKQAKNDSMLNTPATYNWYLVGLVMKWLKAQGGVAAIEKQNKAQATKLYHAIDNSTLYSNPVNTIHRSRMNIPFVLNDAALDKAFLAGATANRLVGLKGHRLVGGMRASIYNAMTDSGIDALIEFMAEFEKTS; this is encoded by the coding sequence ATGTCAAGAGCATTTAATTTTAGCGCAGGCCCTTCGGTACTTCCAGAAGACGTTTTAAAACAAGCTCAAACAGAATTATTAGATTGGCAGGGCAGTGGCCTATCCGTCATGGAAATGAGTCATCGCGGTAAAGAGTTTATGTCAATCGCCGAAGCCTTTAAAGCCGATTTAATTGAACTCCTTGCTATTCCTGATAATTATAAAGTCTTATTTCTCCAAGGCGGCGCGACGGGTCAGTTTTCTTTTATTCCTCAAAATATTTTACGCGGTAAAACCAAAGCTTGTTACGTTAACACAGGCGCGTGGTCAACCAAAGCCATAAAGGCCGCAAAAAACTATTGTGATGTCATTCTTTCGGCAACAGGGGAAGAATCAAACTTTACCGATATTCCCGCGCTAAGTGAATGGACGCTTGATTCCGATGCCGCTTACTTACATTACACCAGCAATGAAACCATTCAAGGGGTTGAGTTTCAAACCATCCCTGAAATTAAAGACATTCCATTAGTCTGTGATATGTCATCTAACATTCTATCGCGCTCCGTGGATGTGAGTCGTTATGGCCTTATTTATGCTGGCACACAAAAAAATATGGGGCCGAGTGGCGTAACCGTGGTCATCGTTCGTGATGATTTAATCGGTCAGGTCGATCCATCCCTTCCCGACATATTTGATTACGCGAAACAAGCTAAAAATGATTCAATGTTAAATACCCCTGCAACCTATAACTGGTATTTAGTGGGCTTAGTGATGAAATGGTTAAAAGCACAAGGCGGTGTGGCTGCAATAGAAAAGCAAAATAAAGCTCAAGCAACTAAACTTTATCACGCGATTGATAATTCAACCTTATATTCAAACCCCGTTAATACGATTCATCGTTCACGAATGAACATCCCTTTTGTTCTAAATGATGCGGCCTTAGATAAAGCCTTTTTAGCGGGCGCAACGGCCAATAGATTAGTGGGATTGAAAGGTCATCGCCTTGTTGGAGGAATGCGTGCAAGTATCTATAATGCAATGACGGATTCTGGAATTGATGCCCTCATTGAGTTTATGGCAGAATTTGAAAAAACGTCTTAA
- a CDS encoding TonB-dependent receptor, translated as MYKQTVSLLLLVAVNCPLYADNQLEDDVSMEELIGKSFEEIGQYVTTASKMKEKVSKSVATTTVIEQKQIKEMGARNLLDILKTVPGFGVTQSILGTRQIEVRGIRTNNSEKILFLLNGHPLDHQLLGATSNLTYEDLPVGTIKRIEIVRGSSSALYGANAFMAVVNIITQNAKDLDGFHASAGIGSFDTQQYQVSWGKLFDNGFEAALHFNYADTNGIDSPLYTDNSRTLLGTSKLTEERIDFEWQLAYEDFKFDGRYINKKQGTFFGITNILSDDKAEQDFSNYFLKLSREWKINNSFTLDTQLFYDSFDYDVTWNIAPDTYLFPRFSDTRLGGELVATYVFNNTQTLIVGASYAEESHENLKDKIGRTYSSSIDVPHTSAEYKRSRWGVYMQDVWDPIKDFRLTVGLRYDEYSDFGGTLNPRVGFNWEFSEGYSLRFSYGTAYRPPSVGELTLKNNPVILGNSALTPELVETLEGGVIIQPIKGLTLQATYYYTDINKIITPTGTLTLQTYNNTGHIITQGVETEIRYNFMDDFFNGSYLSANGVWQNSIQLDRQLADVPRYRVNLMANWAIDKTWSSFAHVLIKSSTPRNLGDTRDDLAGYAVVNLGILGKNLFNKQFDIGFNIHNLLNKKYYDPAPQNLDFVGDFQAEGISFLGHIDVHF; from the coding sequence ATGTACAAGCAAACAGTCAGTTTATTATTATTAGTCGCGGTAAACTGCCCTCTTTATGCCGATAATCAGCTAGAAGATGACGTGTCAATGGAGGAGTTGATAGGTAAGTCTTTTGAAGAAATAGGACAGTATGTCACAACAGCTTCTAAGATGAAGGAAAAAGTAAGTAAATCTGTTGCGACAACAACTGTTATTGAGCAAAAACAAATTAAAGAAATGGGCGCGCGTAATCTATTAGATATTTTAAAAACTGTGCCTGGTTTTGGCGTTACTCAATCAATTCTAGGTACTCGTCAAATTGAAGTACGTGGTATTAGAACGAATAATTCAGAAAAAATACTATTTCTACTCAATGGTCACCCACTTGATCATCAGTTATTAGGAGCAACTAGTAATTTAACCTACGAAGACCTACCCGTTGGTACGATTAAACGGATAGAAATTGTACGTGGATCTAGTTCAGCATTGTATGGTGCGAATGCTTTCATGGCGGTAGTTAATATTATTACCCAAAACGCTAAAGATTTGGATGGTTTTCATGCATCTGCTGGAATAGGTAGTTTTGACACTCAACAATACCAAGTTTCTTGGGGAAAACTATTTGACAATGGTTTTGAAGCAGCTTTGCATTTTAATTATGCTGATACTAATGGTATTGACTCCCCACTTTATACAGATAATTCTCGTACACTATTGGGAACAAGTAAGCTTACGGAAGAGCGTATTGATTTTGAATGGCAATTAGCTTACGAAGACTTTAAATTTGATGGTCGGTATATAAATAAAAAACAAGGCACGTTTTTTGGAATTACAAATATTCTTAGTGATGATAAAGCAGAGCAAGATTTTAGTAACTACTTTCTTAAATTAAGTCGTGAATGGAAAATTAACAATTCATTTACATTGGACACACAACTTTTCTACGATTCTTTTGACTATGATGTTACGTGGAATATTGCTCCAGATACATATCTTTTTCCCCGTTTTTCTGATACTCGTCTTGGGGGAGAGCTTGTAGCTACCTATGTTTTTAACAACACTCAAACACTAATAGTAGGAGCTTCTTACGCAGAAGAATCACATGAAAACCTTAAAGATAAAATAGGGCGAACTTATTCTTCTTCAATCGATGTGCCTCATACCTCAGCAGAATACAAACGTAGTCGTTGGGGGGTTTACATGCAAGATGTTTGGGATCCAATTAAGGATTTTCGTTTAACTGTAGGTCTGCGCTATGATGAATACAGTGATTTTGGTGGCACATTAAACCCGAGAGTGGGGTTTAATTGGGAATTTAGTGAAGGTTATTCATTACGATTTTCTTATGGAACAGCTTATCGCCCACCATCTGTTGGAGAATTAACCTTAAAAAATAACCCCGTTATACTTGGTAACTCTGCACTTACTCCTGAATTAGTAGAAACACTTGAAGGAGGAGTTATTATACAACCAATAAAAGGATTAACACTTCAAGCAACATATTACTATACTGACATAAATAAAATTATTACTCCCACAGGAACACTGACTCTACAAACTTATAACAATACAGGTCATATCATCACACAAGGCGTTGAAACTGAAATTCGTTATAATTTTATGGACGATTTTTTTAATGGTTCTTATTTGAGTGCTAATGGTGTATGGCAAAATAGTATACAATTGGATCGCCAGTTAGCTGATGTCCCACGTTATCGAGTTAATTTAATGGCTAATTGGGCTATTGATAAAACATGGAGTAGCTTTGCACATGTACTGATTAAAAGTAGTACACCACGAAACTTAGGTGATACACGTGATGATCTGGCAGGTTATGCAGTGGTTAACCTAGGAATACTAGGAAAAAACCTTTTTAATAAACAATTTGACATTGGATTTAATATTCATAATTTATTGAATAAAAAATATTATGATCCAGCTCCACAAAACTTAGATTTTGTAGGTGACTTTCAAGCAGAAGGAATTAGTTTTCTTGGTCATATAGATGTACATTTTTGA